Proteins encoded together in one Temnothorax longispinosus isolate EJ_2023e chromosome 5, Tlon_JGU_v1, whole genome shotgun sequence window:
- the LOC139813025 gene encoding uncharacterized protein: MPGLEGLQGFPGAPGSKGYRGEPGISMGSKKGQPGEPGLPRFDGRIGPKGLKGDSGLAGFDGLPGPKGERGDIGEFGLRGLPGPEGPQGPKGDPGINPFPIRGLPGDTGVPGLPGFSGLQGMMGEPGKDGLP; the protein is encoded by the exons ATGCCAGGTTTGGAAGGATTGCAAGGCTTTCCCGGAGCACCTGGGTCGAAAGGTTACCGCGGAGAACCAGGAATATCTATGGGCAGTAAGAAAGGACAACCCGGCGAACCTGGATTGCCCAGATTTGATGGTCGAATTGGACCGAAGGGACTGAAAGGTGACTCTGGTCTGGCTGGCTTTGACGGATTGCCAGGACCGAAAGGAGAAAGGGGAGATATCGGTGAATTTGGTCTACGTGGGCTGCCTGGTCCTGAAGGACCACAG GGACCGAAAGGAGACCCTGGCATAAATCCATTCCCGATACGAGGACTCCCCGGTGATACAGGAGTGCCCGGATTACCag GTTTCTCTGGACTGCAGGGAATGATGGGTGAGCCTGGCAAGGACGGTTTACCGTGA
- the LOC139813474 gene encoding craniofacial development protein 2-like, translating to MLFQKNSDIDSHIGGVALLISNKLKHLVTKTKAILDRVIYVVLRLNNKCSIQIIQAYAPTSASTEEDIEQFYEDLTAAKSAEKTKFTIITGDFNAKIGAMTQADPPYIGAFGLGTRNSRGQVMMDFLSKEKIYCLNTFFKKHPRRKWTWRSPDSTIKNEIDYVLATDKRICADVSTLNRFDTGSDHKLVRAKVLVDTRLERKRLMDKKVRPTLAELRGKEEEYKTTLEQKLKSTEKLQELELNALSTQITNSIRSAVRKVCSLQKRGNSKLSPDE from the coding sequence ATGCTTTTTCAAAAGAACTCTGACATAGATTCACACATCGGAGGTGTGGCCCTGCTAATTTCTAACAAATTGAAACACCTTGTAACCAAAACCAAAGCTATATTGGACAGGGTAATTTATGTAGTGCTAAGACTTAACAACAAGTGCAGCATACAAATAATACAGGCCTACGCACCAACTTCAGCTTCGACAGAGGAAGACATTGAGCAGTTCTATGAAGACCTGACAGCAGCAAAAAGTGCGGAAAAAACCAAGTTTACCATTATAACTGGTGACTTTAATGCTAAAATTGGAGCGATGACACAGGCGGACCCACCGTACATTGGTGCCTTTGGTCTGGGCACGAGAAACTCAAGGGGACAAGTGATGATGGACTTCCTGagcaaagagaaaatatactGCTTAAACACCTTCTTTAAAAAGCATCCCAGAAGGAAGTGGACATGGAGAAGTCCGGACAGCACTATCAAAAACGAAATAGACTATGTGCTAGCCACTGACAAGCGCATTTGTGCAGATGTGTCAACCCTAAATCGTTTCGACACGGGCAGCGACCACAAGTTAGTGAGAGCAAAAGTCCTAGTGGATACACGGCTCGAGAGGAAACGTCTCATGGATAAAAAGGTCAGGCCAACATTAGCAGAGCTGAGAGGGAAGGAAGAAGAATATAAGACTACGCTCGAACAGAAACTAAAATCAACCGAAAAGCTACAAGAACTAGAACTAAATGCGCTGTCAACACAAATCACAAACAGCATCCGAAGTGCCGTGAGAAAAGTGTGCTCACTTCAGAAGCGTGGGAACTCAAAACTTAGTCCAGACGAGTGA
- the LOC139812867 gene encoding uncharacterized protein: protein MRRSSYNHSNNYKCWHRILGRLRRIILTMPGIDENLPMDLSAAQSYRRSPIPTQRGPPERDTRSPGVDVHPNMDRDWPGPTDPEVFARPQRPPTPANTIYEVPRMSVASVEAALTPGMENLIDEVLDEINRESPVDDISLGSEITGTIRLPDVSRPPPRYANIPATQTSHEYLAMASSTRAIRDEGKRIHNYWFKR, encoded by the exons ATGAGAAGGAGCAGCTATAATCATAGcaacaattataaatgttgGCATAGGATACTGGGACGACTCCGCCGGATTATTTTGACCATGCCTGGAATCGACGAAAATCTACCGATGGACCTAAGCGCAGCGCAGTCGTATCGACGATCGCCAATTCCAACGCAGCGAGGACCACCGGAGCGCGACACCAGATCTCCTGGCGTCGACGTCCATCCCAACATGGACCGTGACTGGCCCGGCCCAACTGATCCCGAGGTCTTCGCCCGACCTCAGCGTCCGCCGACACCGGCGAACACCATCTACGAAGTGCCGCGAATGTCAGTAGCATCCGTCGAAGCAGCGCTGACCCCAGGAATGGAGAACCTGATTGACGAGGTGCTCGACGAGATCAATCGAGAGTCTCCCGTCGATGACATCAGCCTGGGCAGCGAGATAACAGGAACCATCAGACTGCCTGACGTTTCCAGACCTCCGCCCCGTTATGCCAACATCCCAGCGACTCAGACGAGCCACGAGTACCTGGCAATGGCATCATCTACACGagct ATCAGGgatgaaggaaaaagaataCACAATTACTGGTTTAAAAGATAA